A part of Caldicellulosiruptor owensensis OL genomic DNA contains:
- the hydE gene encoding [FeFe] hydrogenase H-cluster radical SAM maturase HydE encodes MKIKNILEKACAKNNLTKDEIKVLLEAEDEDKDLLFKTADRVRKEHVGDEVFLRGLIEFSSYCKNDCFYCGLRRSNNQAQRYRMQEDEIVEVAKRAYQMGYHTVVLQSGEDMFYTKDRMCSIIKKIKENVDVAITLSIGERSYDEYKAFKDAGADRFLMRFETSNEKLYRQYHPGMSFEKRIECLKWFKNLGYELGTGFLIGLPGQTIDDLAQDIILVKELDADMIGIGPFIPHPQTPLKDAKEGSVDLTLKSIAILRLLIPDANIPATTALGTLDPLGRQKGLMCGANIVMPNVNNLKYKLKYELYPGKICINEDATKCRGCIESIIVSLGRKVGQGKGQSRHYKRAAAS; translated from the coding sequence ATGAAAATAAAGAATATTTTAGAGAAAGCCTGTGCTAAAAATAATCTTACAAAGGATGAAATAAAAGTTTTACTTGAGGCAGAAGATGAGGACAAAGACCTTCTTTTCAAAACGGCAGACAGGGTGAGAAAAGAGCATGTTGGTGATGAGGTCTTTTTAAGAGGGCTTATTGAATTTTCAAGCTACTGCAAAAACGATTGTTTTTACTGTGGACTGAGACGAAGTAATAACCAGGCTCAAAGATACAGAATGCAAGAAGATGAGATAGTAGAGGTTGCAAAAAGGGCGTATCAGATGGGGTACCACACGGTGGTATTGCAGTCTGGTGAGGATATGTTTTACACAAAAGATAGAATGTGCTCAATAATAAAGAAGATAAAAGAAAATGTTGATGTTGCAATAACACTTTCGATTGGTGAAAGGTCGTATGATGAGTACAAGGCGTTCAAAGATGCCGGGGCGGACAGGTTTTTGATGAGGTTTGAAACTTCAAATGAAAAGCTATATAGACAATATCATCCCGGCATGAGCTTTGAAAAAAGAATTGAGTGTCTCAAATGGTTCAAAAATCTTGGATATGAGCTTGGGACAGGTTTTTTGATAGGCCTTCCCGGGCAGACTATTGATGATTTAGCACAGGACATAATTCTTGTAAAGGAATTGGATGCAGATATGATAGGCATTGGACCATTTATTCCTCATCCACAGACGCCTCTAAAAGATGCAAAAGAAGGGTCGGTTGATTTGACCCTCAAGAGCATTGCCATTTTGAGGCTTTTAATTCCAGATGCTAATATTCCGGCAACAACTGCGCTTGGTACTTTAGACCCCCTTGGAAGACAAAAGGGGCTCATGTGCGGTGCTAACATTGTGATGCCAAATGTAAATAACCTCAAGTACAAGCTCAAATATGAGTTATATCCTGGAAAGATTTGCATAAATGAGGATGCGACAAAGTGCAGAGGTTGTATTGAGTCAATCATTGTTTCACTTGGCAGAAAAGTGGGACAGGGAAAAGGACAAAGCAGGCACTACAAAAGAGCTGCTGCGTCTTAA
- a CDS encoding transglycosylase domain-containing protein: MVQNKSKKKSKKESPLSLFLKGFLKTMLILIIASMAVLIGAGIGMYTGYIKAIPANALDIITASSDSQTTIVYDQSGNEISRLHGNENRIRVPYSKIPKNLINAFVAIEDERFWQHNGIDIKRIIGAIFRNIKSGNLSEGASTITQQLVRNKLLTFEKSFKRKIQEQYLAIQLEKRWTKEQILEEYLNTINLGSGAYGVGAAAYTYFGKDVSQLTLAECALIAGITQNPSYYNPYVFPDHAKKKQEIVLKKMFELGYITEQEYLEAKNQPLVYVKKDISAENAYKHPYFVDSVIDEAIEILSEKKRISEDEAENLIYGGGLRIYTTMDETIQSIMEEVFSDPSVMPKIKHYDKSGIPQPQAAAVLIDFSTGAVKGIMGGRGNLKGVRLLNRATMSVRQPGSAIKPIADYALALENGYTAATVIDDVPFSVGGYTPRNWYKSNTVSGKRGYKGLMTLRESLQWSANIPAVKIAYNLGIQNVYRNLKRFGFTTLAAQDMNSLSIAIGGFTYGVKPIELTAAFAAVANSGVYIKPYFITKIEDKNGITIFERIPYKRKVMDEKNAYILTNMLQSVVTARITVGVKFSYPVAGKTGTTDDSKDRWFVGYTPNYALGVWVGEDKPVALSYLTGTNPALKIFKGIMDKVVSKKGVSSEFLRPAGIVERYICKESGKLATSLCRQDPRGSQVIKEIFAEGTEPTEYCDRHVKLKVCTESNKLATQYCPTKIEKVFIKRDNPVWPGQNSGIVPPDDYMYQAPTSYCDIHKSPQEVVVPQEGNTSQQEQSSSQSQQSSSSDQSNQQSSQENLPLDGGTTQSRTYSSQ; this comes from the coding sequence ATGGTGCAAAATAAGAGCAAAAAAAAGTCTAAAAAAGAATCGCCGCTGTCACTTTTTTTAAAAGGTTTTTTAAAAACCATGTTAATCTTAATAATTGCAAGCATGGCAGTGTTGATAGGTGCCGGCATTGGTATGTATACAGGATACATAAAAGCTATACCCGCAAACGCTCTTGACATAATAACTGCTTCTTCAGATTCTCAAACTACAATTGTCTACGACCAGAGTGGAAATGAAATTTCCCGGCTTCATGGCAATGAGAACAGGATAAGAGTACCTTACAGTAAGATCCCAAAAAATCTAATAAACGCTTTTGTTGCAATTGAAGATGAAAGATTCTGGCAGCACAACGGTATAGATATAAAAAGAATAATTGGAGCTATATTTAGAAATATAAAAAGCGGAAATCTGTCTGAAGGTGCAAGTACAATTACCCAGCAGCTTGTGAGAAACAAACTTTTAACCTTTGAAAAGTCATTCAAGCGAAAGATTCAAGAACAATACCTTGCTATTCAGCTTGAAAAAAGATGGACAAAAGAACAGATTTTAGAAGAGTATCTCAACACAATTAACCTTGGCAGCGGAGCTTACGGGGTTGGGGCAGCAGCGTACACCTATTTCGGAAAGGATGTATCGCAGCTGACATTAGCAGAGTGCGCTCTCATTGCTGGAATTACTCAAAACCCTTCATATTACAATCCTTATGTATTCCCAGACCATGCAAAGAAAAAGCAGGAAATTGTTCTTAAGAAGATGTTTGAGCTTGGATATATAACCGAACAAGAGTACTTAGAGGCAAAAAATCAGCCACTTGTTTATGTAAAAAAAGACATTTCTGCAGAAAATGCATACAAACATCCGTACTTTGTTGATTCTGTGATAGATGAAGCCATCGAAATTCTATCTGAAAAGAAAAGAATTTCTGAAGATGAGGCAGAAAACTTAATCTATGGTGGCGGGCTTAGAATATACACAACAATGGATGAAACTATACAGAGCATAATGGAAGAGGTCTTCTCAGACCCATCAGTTATGCCGAAAATAAAGCACTATGATAAGTCTGGCATACCACAACCTCAGGCAGCAGCAGTTTTGATTGATTTTAGTACAGGTGCTGTCAAAGGCATTATGGGCGGAAGAGGAAATTTGAAAGGTGTCAGGCTATTAAACCGTGCAACAATGTCTGTGCGCCAGCCGGGCTCTGCTATAAAACCAATTGCTGACTATGCTCTGGCTCTGGAAAATGGATATACTGCCGCAACTGTAATTGACGATGTACCATTTTCTGTAGGAGGGTACACTCCTCGAAACTGGTATAAAAGCAATACTGTCTCTGGTAAGAGAGGTTACAAAGGATTAATGACTTTAAGAGAATCTTTACAGTGGTCGGCAAACATCCCTGCTGTGAAAATAGCATACAACCTTGGTATTCAAAATGTCTACAGGAACTTAAAAAGGTTTGGTTTTACCACCTTAGCTGCACAGGATATGAACAGTCTTTCAATCGCAATTGGCGGGTTTACTTATGGAGTCAAACCTATTGAGCTTACTGCTGCATTTGCTGCAGTTGCCAACAGCGGTGTTTATATAAAGCCTTATTTTATAACAAAAATTGAAGATAAAAACGGCATTACAATATTTGAAAGAATACCTTATAAAAGAAAAGTGATGGATGAAAAGAATGCATACATACTTACAAACATGCTCCAGAGCGTTGTTACAGCAAGAATAACAGTAGGTGTAAAATTTTCATACCCTGTTGCAGGAAAAACCGGTACTACTGATGATAGCAAAGACAGATGGTTTGTGGGATACACTCCAAACTATGCGCTTGGCGTATGGGTTGGCGAAGACAAGCCTGTTGCTCTCAGCTACTTAACGGGTACAAACCCAGCTTTGAAAATATTTAAGGGAATAATGGATAAGGTTGTCAGCAAAAAGGGTGTGAGCTCCGAGTTTTTGAGACCTGCCGGAATTGTTGAAAGGTACATCTGCAAGGAGTCTGGTAAACTTGCAACAAGCCTTTGCAGACAGGACCCTCGCGGAAGCCAGGTTATAAAAGAGATATTTGCTGAGGGTACAGAACCAACAGAGTACTGCGACAGACATGTAAAACTCAAAGTTTGCACAGAGTCCAACAAGCTTGCAACACAGTACTGCCCAACAAAAATTGAAAAGGTGTTTATAAAAAGAGATAATCCTGTTTGGCCAGGTCAAAACTCGGGCATTGTGCCACCTGATGATTATATGTATCAAGCACCAACCAGCTACTGTGACATTCACAAATCACCACAAGAGGTGGTAGTACCCCAGGAAGGCAATACATCGCAGCAGGAGCAGTCTTCTTCACAGAGCCAGCAGTCCTCTTCTTCTGACCAGAGCAACCAGCAAAGTAGCCAGGAAAACCTGCCTCTTGATGGCGGTACAACTCAGTCTAGGACTTATTCTTCACAGTAG
- the cas6 gene encoding CRISPR-associated endoribonuclease Cas6, whose protein sequence is MRYKLRFYTEQDVLLRFDYNLELSMVIKNFLNPKYVEFLENGGFKCDNKIFKPYTFSRLLPEQYQINSYGIEIKKGYVELIISSIDENFWFSFLEGLLKEKKISLSGREFYLESISVKRLGKKKKIIAQTYSPFIVKTIFKNWSFIEVERNLKKNLMCKVYVFKRKKYNEEDFNLKLFEKTLKKTIIVINNTPSEAYSGLLLIEGDEDIIETAYDAGLGLKNALGFGCIEDIKSKEEKTIYRVY, encoded by the coding sequence ATGAGGTATAAATTAAGATTTTACACAGAACAAGATGTTTTACTGCGCTTTGATTACAATCTTGAGCTTTCAATGGTTATAAAAAATTTTTTAAACCCCAAGTATGTCGAATTTTTAGAAAATGGAGGTTTTAAATGTGACAATAAAATATTTAAACCATATACTTTTTCTCGATTATTGCCTGAACAATATCAGATTAATTCATATGGCATAGAAATTAAAAAAGGATATGTTGAGCTTATTATTTCAAGTATTGACGAAAACTTTTGGTTTTCTTTTTTAGAAGGGCTTTTAAAAGAAAAGAAAATATCTTTAAGCGGCAGAGAATTTTATTTAGAGTCAATTTCTGTTAAGAGACTTGGCAAAAAGAAAAAAATAATAGCACAAACATATTCTCCCTTTATAGTAAAAACTATTTTTAAAAATTGGAGTTTTATTGAAGTGGAGAGAAATCTTAAAAAAAACCTTATGTGCAAAGTTTATGTATTCAAGAGAAAGAAGTATAACGAAGAAGATTTTAACCTAAAACTTTTTGAGAAAACATTAAAAAAGACCATTATTGTTATAAACAATACACCCAGCGAAGCATATTCTGGACTTTTATTAATTGAGGGTGATGAAGATATAATTGAAACAGCTTATGATGCAGGTTTAGGACTCAAAAATGCATTGGGATTTGGATGTATAGAAGACATTAAATCGAAAGAGGAAAAGACCATTTACAGGGTATATTAA
- the csm3 gene encoding type III-A CRISPR-associated RAMP protein Csm3 codes for MENSMLLRKIVVMTTLMKLETGLRIGGTKEEVRIGDIDHPVIRDPITKRPYIPGSSLKGKMRSVLEIALNGVQEPCFCGECVVCKLFGAGSKAGAEKKEVSRLIVRDCYMTEESQELLLNFVGDYVEIKTENVVNRVTGVAEHPRTLDRIPAGTEFKCEFVLRLYEKDLEHEENFIKNIKMALKLIEFTYLGGCGTRGYGKVKFSDVEFKRYDIKVTDDFVEISESKVDKIKL; via the coding sequence ATGGAGAATAGTATGCTGCTTAGAAAGATAGTTGTTATGACGACTTTGATGAAGTTGGAAACAGGCTTAAGGATAGGAGGTACAAAAGAAGAAGTAAGAATTGGCGATATAGACCATCCAGTGATAAGAGACCCTATTACAAAACGGCCTTATATCCCTGGTTCATCGCTGAAAGGTAAAATGAGATCAGTCTTAGAGATAGCACTCAATGGTGTACAAGAGCCTTGCTTCTGTGGAGAGTGTGTTGTATGTAAGCTTTTTGGGGCAGGGAGCAAAGCTGGTGCTGAAAAAAAAGAAGTTTCAAGGCTTATAGTAAGAGATTGTTATATGACCGAAGAATCGCAAGAGCTTTTGTTAAATTTTGTTGGCGATTATGTTGAGATAAAGACAGAGAATGTTGTAAACAGAGTAACTGGTGTGGCTGAGCATCCGCGAACACTTGACAGAATTCCAGCTGGTACAGAGTTTAAATGCGAGTTTGTTTTAAGACTTTATGAAAAGGATTTGGAACACGAAGAAAATTTTATAAAAAACATTAAAATGGCACTCAAGCTGATAGAGTTTACCTATTTGGGTGGTTGTGGTACACGTGGCTATGGTAAAGTAAAATTTAGTGATGTTGAGTTTAAAAGATATGATATAAAAGTTACAGACGATTTTGTTGAGATAAGTGAATCCAAAGTAGATAAAATAAAGCTATAA
- the cas10 gene encoding type III-A CRISPR-associated protein Cas10/Csm1: protein MQKREIINTIAFAALMHDIGKFVRRSGLGKSSHEDESKEFLNRYKGIIQQSSLFSSEQLELVEKLVVNHHNNLSSSNDSKFSDDEKNLLKILIYSDWDSASERSTETEATGSQEYLPIHSILSFINEAFEIDEVWRQGKEEEAGEYLLQIKAFLPQDALLYRKPELDSNTSVVKENEKMFNKFEKEFNSLIKSSSSQDEFIMRLNYILKRYSTYITSSGKERVRDISLYHHSATTAAFAVNRYIDFVAGEKIDRYKKMGVIYGRLFKIQDYIFSGINSKIEKPLRRIITRSQLVSILNMLIPYDIIKTLKLYPFNIIFYGGGAFLIFIPCSYIQDAERKISEIKQKVADIFESKIYFEAICDQISIVDENGKYTIGNELKRLGAKLSDKKLSRSFDTIPSLFQEGYFDRKYFKCNNCSINSSNVIQEGEDYICKACYIENKWMNIDISKIKINVENLKVENIESPEHLEGDLRKNESVVNFSNQGIDEFKCIDTFLQGRKFIYNIHVCKKCPVFDKCNEPYKFDTSEPKDNDAKKIISTNCLEKLSNSDNIIATAKMDIDDLGFILYQVYPVRASQKEEYPFSVSRLSYASWLLNLFFTEGVKSVIDEKFKNEVMILYSGGDDLLITGVWEKVIEAIDEIEKEFSMFITGKIVSQRNVTVTSSIVFHRANENFDAVIKSVSEGLEKAKAVKNSVYIFDAVLSYPKLRESKEIAAKIVEYVEKKILTKSMVAKLLDILENRKKSRKIPYLEIKAVSQYCYLKRRLIEENRKLSKEQKEEVIEFLDSFMLIPSTCRDVDMQIVAVKIALRKLIKNKE, encoded by the coding sequence TTGCAGAAAAGAGAAATAATTAATACTATTGCATTTGCAGCTTTGATGCATGATATTGGGAAATTTGTCCGCAGAAGTGGGCTTGGTAAAAGTTCTCACGAGGATGAGTCAAAAGAATTTTTAAATCGATATAAAGGAATAATTCAACAGAGCAGTTTGTTTTCGTCTGAGCAGCTTGAGCTTGTAGAAAAGCTTGTTGTTAATCACCATAATAATCTATCAAGTTCAAATGATAGCAAATTTAGCGATGATGAGAAAAATTTATTGAAAATTCTTATATATTCAGATTGGGATTCTGCATCAGAAAGGTCAACAGAAACAGAAGCAACGGGTTCTCAGGAATATTTACCGATTCACAGCATACTTTCTTTTATCAATGAAGCATTTGAGATTGATGAGGTTTGGCGTCAAGGCAAAGAGGAGGAAGCTGGCGAGTATCTTTTACAGATAAAGGCTTTTTTGCCTCAAGATGCACTTTTATATCGCAAACCTGAACTTGATTCCAACACTTCTGTTGTTAAAGAAAATGAAAAAATGTTTAACAAATTTGAGAAAGAGTTTAATAGTTTAATAAAAAGCAGCAGTTCTCAAGATGAATTTATTATGAGATTAAATTATATTTTAAAAAGGTACTCAACTTACATAACTTCGAGCGGTAAAGAAAGAGTTAGAGATATTTCCTTGTACCATCACAGTGCAACTACGGCAGCTTTTGCAGTAAATAGATATATTGACTTTGTTGCAGGTGAGAAGATAGATAGGTACAAAAAAATGGGAGTAATCTATGGCAGGCTTTTCAAAATTCAAGATTATATATTTTCTGGAATAAACTCAAAAATTGAAAAGCCTCTTCGCAGGATTATTACAAGGTCACAATTAGTTTCTATCTTAAATATGTTGATTCCTTATGATATTATCAAAACTTTAAAGCTATATCCATTTAATATAATATTCTATGGTGGTGGAGCATTTTTGATTTTTATCCCCTGCTCATATATTCAAGATGCTGAAAGAAAAATTTCAGAAATTAAGCAAAAAGTGGCTGATATATTTGAGTCAAAAATTTACTTTGAGGCTATTTGTGACCAAATCTCCATTGTTGATGAAAATGGCAAATACACTATCGGAAATGAACTAAAGCGCTTGGGAGCTAAACTTTCAGATAAAAAGTTGTCCCGTTCTTTTGACACTATACCCTCATTATTTCAAGAGGGTTATTTTGACAGAAAATATTTTAAGTGTAACAATTGCAGTATAAATTCTTCAAATGTAATTCAAGAGGGAGAAGACTATATTTGCAAAGCTTGCTACATAGAGAATAAATGGATGAACATAGATATCAGTAAAATAAAAATCAACGTTGAAAATCTAAAAGTTGAAAATATTGAATCACCTGAGCATTTAGAAGGTGATTTGCGAAAAAATGAATCAGTTGTGAATTTTAGCAATCAAGGAATAGATGAATTTAAATGTATAGATACATTTTTACAGGGTAGGAAGTTTATTTATAATATACATGTGTGTAAAAAATGTCCTGTTTTTGATAAATGTAATGAGCCATATAAGTTTGATACCTCTGAGCCAAAAGATAATGATGCAAAAAAGATTATAAGCACAAATTGTTTAGAAAAGCTGAGCAACTCTGACAATATTATTGCAACAGCTAAAATGGATATTGACGATTTGGGATTTATTTTATATCAGGTTTACCCGGTCAGAGCTTCTCAGAAAGAGGAATATCCATTTTCAGTGAGTAGACTTTCATATGCATCGTGGCTGTTGAATTTGTTCTTTACAGAGGGTGTTAAGTCTGTTATAGATGAGAAGTTTAAAAATGAGGTTATGATTTTATACAGCGGTGGAGATGATTTGTTAATAACAGGCGTTTGGGAAAAGGTAATTGAAGCGATAGATGAAATAGAAAAAGAATTTTCAATGTTTATAACGGGTAAGATAGTGAGCCAAAGAAATGTAACAGTTACCTCTTCAATAGTATTTCACAGGGCAAATGAAAATTTTGATGCTGTGATTAAAAGTGTCTCTGAAGGCTTAGAGAAAGCAAAAGCTGTCAAGAATTCTGTATATATATTTGACGCTGTATTGAGCTATCCAAAGCTCAGAGAGAGCAAAGAAATTGCTGCAAAGATTGTAGAATACGTTGAAAAGAAAATTCTTACAAAATCTATGGTGGCTAAGCTTTTAGATATTCTTGAAAACAGAAAAAAGTCGAGAAAAATACCATATCTTGAGATTAAAGCTGTATCACAGTATTGCTATTTAAAGAGAAGACTTATTGAAGAAAATAGAAAGCTGAGCAAAGAACAGAAGGAAGAAGTGATTGAGTTTTTAGATAGCTTTATGTTAATACCTTCAACTTGCCGTGACGTTGATATGCAGATTGTTGCGGTAAAAATAGCTTTAAGAAAATTAATAAAAAACAAGGAGTGA